A part of Dreissena polymorpha isolate Duluth1 chromosome 13, UMN_Dpol_1.0, whole genome shotgun sequence genomic DNA contains:
- the LOC127854993 gene encoding uncharacterized protein LOC127854993, with protein MATFSQLTVDKGSDSVIDFCCSPCLEHKTVQWAEFYCDNCLKFYCAKCINLHGQLFGKHVTYGRGETSKWPVSKEVEDVIRKCDLHEDKLLEMFCDKHSQLCCTNCVRRNHRKCAKVTLMSESVKGPPPDLQQLSRRIKTILVELQTLQIKLDTNMKSLDASYNKQVLEICETRQKINAILDNMEKATIKDLDDKMKILKAALKTDSDKCSKLKHELTCLSDAIHDIINKSEFELILIASNKCMERIKQSQTLKENSVQVDSSLTFQADRDLQEYLSKLSSLGNVSYPGQVFAVQGLSMYNMSIQSDRGICGIAGICALSSDQILVANNERVKLLDHEYQVVGHCDLSAYAKDMCVITPSEVAVAVNNYQNKDKTGGVQFVFVNDGQLIKGKILLFQHSCNGIAHSHKDLYVTSGTALYKYSMSGYPLKKLYEDTSGDRTVHKCAVSPSGDKIFITNPSQDKVLTLARDGSVLHTLTDPDLRALQGIHATDLGLVLVCGKNIIQLDGEGRKKLATLITTGAEYDRVNPLLVFYNKSTATIIVGLSSCDILVLPVK; from the exons ATGGCGACTTTTTCTCAGTTAACTGTGGATAAAGGCTCTGATTCAGTTATAGACTTTTGTTGTTCACCATGTCTAGAGCACAAAACTGTTCAGTGGGCGGAGTTTTACTGTGATAACTGTCTTAAATTTTATTGTGCAAAATGTATTAACCTGCATGGTCAATTGTTTGGGAAACATGTAACATATGGACGAGGAGAAACAAGTAAGTGGCCAGTGTCCAAGGAAGTGGAGGATGTCATTCGGAAATGTGATCTTCATGAAGACAAACTTCTAGAAATGTTTTGTGATAAACACAGTCAGTTGTGCTGCACTAATTGTGTTCGACGTAATCACAG AAAATGTGCTAAAGTAACATTGATGTCTGAGTCAGTGAAAGGACCTCCACCAGACTTGCAGCAACTATCAAGAAGGATTAAAACAATTCTTGTAGAACTCCAGACACTTCAAATCAAATTGGACACAAACATGAAGTCTTTGGATGCTTCATACAACAAACAAGTACTTGAAATATGTGAAACACGCcagaaaataaatgcaattttaGACAATATGGAAAAGGCTACCATTAAAGATCTAGATGATAAGATGAAAATTCTGAAAGCTGCTCTCAAAACAGATAGCGACAAGTGCAGCAAGCTTAAACATGAACTGACATGTCTCAGTGATGCAATACATGACATTATCAATAAAAGCGAATTTGAACTAATATTAATTGCAAGTAATAAATGCATGGAAAGAATAAAGCAGTCCCAAACTTTGAAGGAAAACTCGGTTCAGGTAGACAGTTCACTGACATTCCAGGCTGACAGAGATCTTCAAGAATACTTGTCTAAATTGTCAAGTCTTGGGAATGTAAGCTACCCAGGCCAGGTATTCGCTGTGCAAGGGCTTTCAATGTATAATATGAGCATACAAAGTGATCGGGGGATCTGTGGTATTGCTGGAATCTGTGCTCTCTCTAGTGATCAGATCCTTGTTGCAAATAATGAACGAGTAAAGCTTCTAGATCATGAATACCAGGTGGTGGGTCACTGTGATTTATCTGCTTATGCCAAGGACATGTGTGTTATCACACCAAGTGAAGTAGCTGTTGCTGTAAATAATTATCAGAATAAGGATAAGACAGGTGGGGTCCAGTTTGTCTTTGTGAATGATGGACAGTTGATTAAGGGCAAGATTTTACTGTTTCAACATTCATGTAATGGTATTGCTCACTCTCACAAAGACCTGTATGTCACTTCTGGCACTGCACTTTACAAGTATTCAATGAGTGGATACCCCTTGAAAAAGCTGTATGAGGATACATCAGGTGATAGAACAG TACATAAGTGTGCAGTGAGTCCTTCAGGTGACAAGATATTTATCACCAACCCTTCCCAGGACAAGGTCCTCACCCTGGCCAGAGATGGCTCAGTTCTCCACACCCTCACAGACCCAGACCTACGAGCCCTACAAGGTATACACGCCACAGATCTGGGACTGGTTCTGGTTTGTGGAAAAAATATCATACAGC